The DNA segment AGCCGGTAGGAGAATCGTCTACACGACAATTGTGAGCGGTAGCTGAACCATTTTCCAATGACTCGAAGAGATTACCAAGGACCTGATTTAGATGCTACTTATCAGCATATCAGCGAGAGACCGGAATTGGACCGGCTCGACGAAGATGCTGAAGATGTAGTGTACGCAACTGAGGCGGAACAGGGAGAAGAAACAACCGAGAACGTCCCGATCCCCGGAGAAGACGACGAAGACCAACAGCGGCCGCTTGTGCCGGGACAGACGACGTTGACTGAGTGGGGTGTTTCCTGTGAGTAGTACCGACGACGCCGGCGAGTTGCCCGATGAGTTCACTTTCGCAACTCAAGGCGTTGCAGAGACCTTCGTCGAGACGCTGAAGGAACACCGGGCGTTCTGTTCCTGGTGTCTCGCTCCGCTTGAAGTCAATCCAGCCGTTCAGTTTCCGGGCGAACCCGAAGCGCGAACACTCGAGACTGATGAGACCTACTCGCAGTGCCATGAGCCGGCCACAGAAACGATTCCACCGAAGACGGACCAACAGGGCCAACTTGTCGAGACCTCGAGTGAGCGCACAATCTGTGCCGAGTGTGGGGTGATTGATATTGACGCTTCGAGTTCCCGGCGGAATGAGACGCTTCGGACGGCACTGAAACACGTCGTTTGGATTCTCGAGGAGAATGATACGGCGATCAATCCGATCGTTGCAGACCAAGCTGTAACGGAGATTCTGGCCGAGGGTCACACCGGCCAATTCGTGGAAACTCTCGGAACTGCGATATACCGAGGAACGGACACCGAGGGGTAGATTCTAACTCAAGCCCTCTATTCACCGATAGATTTATTGTACTGCAGATAATAGGTATACGTAAGGCCAAGCCCTCCACCGTGTAGGGGCCGAGAGGTGTCGAACGGTGGACCTCCATTACCGGGGGAGTCTGCATTTTGAGGATCGAACAACTCGGTGAGAGGGCTGGCTATGCAATAATGAGCGATACGAAAACCATCCGAGTTGCCAAGGACACCCACGAACGTCTCTGGCAGCATAAAGAGAGCCCCGAAGATTCGTTCGACGACGCGCTTCGGCGCGTTCTTGAACGGGTCGATCGGTAACTGAGTTTCCGCGGTCGGTGGCGCGTAACCCTACTGAGACCGCCGGTGCTTGGGGTCCCTGTCCCGAGAGTAGCGTCTGCGGGCCTAAGATACGTCCGTCCGCCCAAATTACAGTAGAGTCCGCAAACCCTGCACGAAAGCTTCGTTGCGAACTGTCTCGGTAGGGCGCGACTTCACCGACCGCGGATCGTACTGATTGCTAACTAACACTGTTCTCCGGGGGCGCGACTGGGGTGGGGTTGACCCATCCCACAGCTCGGTCGGGTCTAAGCGCAGTCTTCACGCTGTGGGTCAGGGGTCCCTTCGGGGACTCTCCCCCGTGTTACTCCCGGAGAACGAAACCAAACCAATGACTGAATGCAACCATTTCGACGAGGACGAACTACGCCGAATCACCGCCGTTTGCCATGAGGAGGGGGTTGACCCTGGGGATGTGGCTGTCGTTCCCAACAAGGACGGCGACGACTACGATCTCAGAAATCGTTGGCAGGTAGCCGAGGACAAGGCCACTGCAGCCGAGTTCGTGAGCAAGGCGCTTAGAAGCGATTCTTTCGGTGAGAAGCTTCCACCGTCGGAAGTAGCCGATATGAGTTTCGTCGAAATGGTTGCTGAGTTTCAGAAGCAAACTAACTACTAGAAACAATGTCTGACGATATCGACCTGAACGATACCCAGCTCGCACTACTCGCAGAACACCGCAAACACGGCTCCCCGAACGACGCGACCGTTATCTCTGGCGACGTTGCCTCCCAGCTTGATCGGCTGGATACGGATGCACTCTCGTCGGTAGATAACCCCGCTGTTGTGGACTCCAAGAGTCTAGACCGAACGGACGCACAGCGTGTGATTGAGGCGTCGGCTTCGGTTGACGATCCGGTAATCATGTCCCGGTCGGAAAAGGAATCTCTCGAGGAGAACGCCAAGGTTGCACGCGACGCACTCGGCAAGATTCTTCGGGAGGAAAAGGACCTTCACTCCGATACGGTAGACGCTATGTCTCTGGATGCACTTGCTTCGGAGTTCCGGGGCGAGGATAGCGTTACCCTTGACGTTCTCTCGCAGCAGCCTGAGACGGGCGGTGCTCCCGACGAGGACGATGAGCCGAACGGCGACGTTGATGCACTCAGCACCGATCAGCGTGAAGCCGTCCGTGATAAGCTTGATTCGATCGACCGGCTCAGTAATCGTACCCCCGAATACTGTGACAAACTTAAGCGAGAGGTTCGTGATATGGTGGGTCTCGAGGACGTGAGCGAGGTTGACCACCTGGACCGGAGCGCTCTGTAATCATGGCTGACGACAGTCGCGCAGACGCACTCCGGGCGAAGATTGACCGACTCGAGGACAGAACCCCGGAGTACGTCGAAAACGAACTCAAGCCCGAGCTCGAGAGCCTAACGGGGGAATCTAGTAGCGACGCGGCTTCGGGCGAGTCACAGCCGGAGATTGTGGACGCACTCGCCGGCGAGTACGACGTTCAAGACTTGAACGACCCGGCGTTTATCGATAGTGAGATTGAGACCCTTCGAACGCGACGGGACGCTATGTCTGACCGCTGTCCCGACCATGCAGAGACGCTATCCCAGCGTGTTGATGCACTCGAGTCGGTGAAACCAGCAGCAGAGAACGAATACGTCGAAACGGACTCTTGGGACGCACTCGTTGACTACTCGAAATGACTGTGAGCATGGATAGCGCGGCGTTCGATCCAGAGACCGACGAAGGCTGTAGCTTGGCACACATTACGATCAAACGGACGTACGATAAGCTGCAAGAGGAGGGGTATGAGGACGAAGCCGAATCCCTTCGAGAGCCTGGCGGACAGCGTCAGAAGGCGCTGAAGCTCCGTAAAGAACACCTCCAAGGCTGGGACCCGCTGAATGGCGACTGATTCTCGAGTTAGCGAATTGTAAGCGACACTAAGACGGCACGATTTTGGCGATTTTCAGGCTGATAGAATCCTATGACCGACTTGAGCGAAGAAATTAAAGAGAAGCGTGACGAGGCGGTGGCGGAACTTGACGAGATTGCTGAACACGCCCGGTACAAGAGCCTTGGCGACGGCCGAATCCGAAACCCGGAGCACGAACGAATTCGGCTGAAGTACCTTCGAGTAATGATCTCGGCTCAGGATTCCAAGCGGAAGTACATAGCCGACCGCGAACTCGAGGACATGCACGAGCGACTTGAACGACTCGAAGAACGAGATGGGATTAAATAATGGCTTCAAAGCGCGGTGTCAAACAGCGTTTGGATCGGATTGAGAGCGACAACGAATATCCAGAAATGAGCCTGGCCGTCCTCTTATCCTACGACGTTGAGGATATGGAGACCGTGGATCAGGAGCGAGGACTTGTCCGGGTTGACGGTCAGACCTACGCGGCTGGGTCTCTGCGCGAATCCCTTTTCGACCGACTCGAGGAGTTCACTGATGAATAGACGCACCCTCGAGAAACGTCTTGATCGACTCGAGGACGAAACGGGAGAACAACCCCTCGAAGAGTTCCCGTCGATCCTAATGCAGAACCTTCGCGAACAGTACGGCTATGACTAAGCGAAACATCAAGCGCCGGCTGGATACACTCGAGGACGAAAGGGAACCCGAACCGACGTCCTGGATGGAAGCGTGGGACGTCCCCGAAGTGTTGTGGTCCGATCGGACGGCAGCTTGGCGCTATGCAATGACCGGCGGCGAGAGCCACCCGGAGCTCGAGTGAACAATGAGACGCGACTTAGAGAACCGTCTTTCACGCCTCGAAGGTAGGGGTAACGGCGACAAAGACGGGCTCCAGATAACGATCTCCATGCACAAGGTCGATGAGAACGGAGAGAACGCCGGCGTAGTCAAAGAGATCCAGTGTGGATTTGGCGAAAACGGCGGTTGGTATAGCAAACAGACTGATGATATCGACTCAGTGGGGGTGAGCCATGAGGATTAGAAGTAGTATCTGCATTGACGAGAAAGATATATTACTTGAAGGAGACGGTGAGAAACTTCATATCCGAAAAAGACAGTCAAATACCCAAGACGAATAAAATACCCGAAGTGTTTTTGTTGAAGCAGTCTATAACAGGACAGTGTGTCGAAAATACTTCGGCTCAAGGAACCTGAGGAACCGCCCAATCCAGAACATCATGTGATTCTAGAGCCGAGTGAACCAAGAACGCCTGCTGTGACATCTGAAGGAGATTATAATTTTGTTTGCTATGATGAAGATTGTAATTTCCCCGTCTGTAAAGATGTAGGAGAAGACCAAGTTCGGGGTATCTTTGCACAATGTGGGAAGTGCGGGAAGTATAATTATATACCATAATCACTATAATAATTCGGTCAGTTTGCCCAAATTAACGTGGGAATCTGGTCCGTGGTTTGCCTATTCGCGTGACGTAGTCGTAGCTGATACCCTCGAAACGACGATTCTTTCAAGCAATCCGAGGTTTTAGATAGATTCGAGCCGTCAGATAGTGCAATTTGACCACTCTTTATATACTCAGTTCGGCTCACCGGGCGTTATCGTTGTGTAGGTTAGTTTTCTCAGACCCAACAACGAACTACATAATCCTCCAAACAAGAGGGCCCACAAGCTACTGAGTTTTTGCTCGAGCTCTCTTTTCCTCCAAATAGAAAGCGAGAAGGGCTATCTTTCCAATCGAGACCTCAATCAATACTTCTACTGTGATTTCTATCATCGTTTAACTGGGAGCAGTTACATGTGAATTCTCTCGAAGCTAAACCTCGCTCCATATGACAGAGTCGTCGCCAGGGTGCTTATAAAGAACAACTACGACTCTATAGCCCCCGCTCCATTTACAGAGTAGTAGCCAGGATGCTTATAAAGAAAAGTGGCTCTCCTCAAGGACAACTAGGCGCTTGCCAGGTCACTTTGTCAAACCAGAGTTGAACCAAGTAGCTGTCCCATCTATCCGCTTGTGTATATGCAATCGGTATAGAGACGGGTCGGTATCTGAGCAACAGCGAGGACGGGAATCGAAGAAAAGAAGCCGCTTTACAGCCTATTTTACAGTGTGGTCTCGAGTTCGTACTTCAGGCACGGCTCACAAATCGTACCTTCGTCGGACTCTTCGGGTAGAATCTCCGTCTCGATCGAGTCACCACAGCGGGTACACTCGGTATCGACCGTAACGCCGTTCTCGTCAAGCGCGTTGCGGCGCTCCCGGATTTCTTCGAACAGTTTGATTGCGGACTTACGCTCCTCGCCGATTTCGATAGTTTCACTCATGTTCTCTAGTTAGTTGATTACAATATTATTCTTGTGACTATTCCTCGATCCCAGCTCCCGCCCCTTGGAGCATATCGGCTTGCAGCGTACAATGACAGCAAGCGTGTAGGACGCCGTCATTGTCCGCATGAACCCGGTGATAGGCTCTCGAGACCGTGGCCTCGCAGCTATCACAGCGTGGCATTAGACGCCCACCTCGCGGACCGGGAACCAAACGCCCCACGCGAGCAATCCGATAGCCGAAAGAGTCCCGATGAGCAGGAACAGGTGGGCCAGAAACACGTCGATCATTCTCACAGCCCCTCCGGCTCATACGATGGTTGGGCCAGTTCCTCGTTGATTCGGTGGAGTTCTTCGGGAGTAGCCTTCTGGATAGGACACCCGTCTTCATGGTCATCAACATCTACCACCGTGGCCTCACAGTCCGGACACTCTGGCGCGTCCGGGGCGTTCCAGGGTGCATTCCTCTTATTCCGGTATGCCTTCGGAATCGGCATTAACCCAGCACCTCCGGCGGCTGTTCGTTCGCTTCAAGCTGCTTATCGGCCGCTCGCTTCATAGCCGAGTCAATCTCGCGCGCCGTCTCGACGTCCACATGGTCGGGGAACCGGCTCATGTCAACATCGGCGGGCTCGTATCCAGCGACCGCACGCGCTTCGTCGAGAAGGGTGGTTGACTGCATTAGTTCTCACCCTCGAAGCGGCAGCCGTCTCGGTGGCTCGCGAACTCTTTGCGTCCCGTGAGGACCTCGCGGCCACAATCTCGGCAGCGAACGTAGGAGCAACCGGTCAAGCCTCCGTACTTGTTGTACTCCGGGAACGGACCTTCCCAAACGTCACTTGATTCGGTAACTTCGCAGTCGCCGGCGGCTTCGAGTACCGTGGTTTCGTCGTTCTGTTCTCCGCAATCGTCTTCCGTCCGAACGTTGTAGATCGACATGGGTTCTCTGTCCAAGACAACCCGGCTCGAGTGTGCCACCACTCGGGCGTTCTACCGAACGCAACGCCCCGATGGAACCAGGCTGCCTCTACCATGTACTATGAAGTACGTGGTAATAAAGCTTTCCCATGCACTACGTAGTACATGGATTTATGTAGATGGAAAGAGAACATCCATACGTGACAGAGTACATGGACCGAAGTATGGTGAAAGACCGCGACGAGGAGAGTGGCCAATACACTGAGACCGTCACTGACGAAGAGATTGCTGAGTTCGTTCGGAACAGTAACGGACTCACCACAAGCGAAGTGGCCGATGAATTCGACTATGAACGGCCAACAGCGTACCGACGCCTGAAGAGTCTCGAGGAGAGTGGCGACGTTCAA comes from the Natronococcus occultus SP4 genome and includes:
- a CDS encoding winged helix-turn-helix domain-containing protein; translation: MVKDRDEESGQYTETVTDEEIAEFVRNSNGLTTSEVADEFDYERPTAYRRLKSLEESGDVQSRKIGNSLLWESSE
- a CDS encoding DUF7563 family protein, with product MPRCDSCEATVSRAYHRVHADNDGVLHACCHCTLQADMLQGAGAGIEE